One genomic window of Oryctolagus cuniculus chromosome 11, mOryCun1.1, whole genome shotgun sequence includes the following:
- the KRT82 gene encoding keratin, type II cuticular Hb2 produces MSCRSIQLGSRCSSRGFSSCSAIVPRLVTHYAVSSGSCRYGGAGGLRTLCYPSSRSLCNVGFGKPRVASRCGLPAFGYRAGGPCGSPASIAPVTINENLLVPLALKIDPTVQKVKRDEKEQIKGLNNRFASFINKVRFLEQKNKLLETKWNFMQQQRCCQSNIQPLFDAYINNLRRQLDAVSGERGRLEAELCSFQDTLEAYKKKYEEEVSLRASIENEFVTLKKEVDTVFLVKADLETNMEALVQEINFLKNLYEEEILLLQSQISETSVIVKMDNSRDLDVNDIISEIKSQYDDIVSRSKAEAEAWYQSRYEEMRLTAGNHLNNLRSLKNEILELKKIIQQLQQEIENTKSQRAKLEEAVAQAEQQGEGALNDARSKLAGLEAALQKAKQDMACLLKEYQEVMNSKLGLDIEIATYRRLLEGEENRLCEGIGPVNISVSSSKGALLYEPCVESTPLLRTDYCSGGTSILKSGGSCSVVGTGKLYIPCEPQGLRGCGSSQGSSRKC; encoded by the exons ATGTCTTGCCGTTCCATCCAGCTGGGCTCCAGATGCAGCAGCCGGGGCTTTAGCTCCTGCTCGGCCATCGTGCCCCGGCTGGTCACTCACTACGCAGTGAGCAGCGGCTCGTGCCGGTATGGGGGTGCCGGGGGTCTCCGCACCCTGTGCTACCCCAGCTCACGGAGCCTGTGCAATGTGGGCTTCGGGAAGCCCCGGGTGGCCTCCAGGTGTGGCCTGCCTGCCTTCGGGTACCGAGCGGGGGGCCCCTGCGGGTCTCCTGCCTCCATCGCCCCTGTCACCATCAATGAGAACCTGCTGGTGCCACTGGCGCTGAAAATCGACCCGACCGTGCAGAAGGTGAAGAGGGATGAGAAGGAGCAGATCAAGGGCCTCAACAACCGCTTTGCTTCCTTCATCAACAAG GTGCGTTTCCTGGAGCAGAAGAACAAGCTGCTGGAGACCAAGTGGAACTTCATGCAGCAGCAGAGGTGTTGCCAGAGCAACATCCAGCCCCTCTTCGACGCCTACATCAACAACCTGCGCAGGCAGCTGGACGCCGTGTCCGGGGAGCGCGGGCGGCTGGAGGCGGAGCTCTGCAGCTTCCAGGACACGCTGGAAGCCTACAAGAAAAA gtATGAAGAGGAGGTCTCCCTGCGGGCCAGTATTGAGAATGAGTTTGTCACCCTGAAGAAG GAGGTAGACACCGTCTTCCTGGTGAAGGCTGACCTGGAGACCAACATGGAGGCCCTTGTGCAGGAAATCAACTTCCTGAAAAACTTGTACGAGGAG gagatcCTCCTGCTGCAGTCTCAAATCTCCGAGACCTCTGTCATCGTGAAGATGGACAACAGCCGGGACCTGGATGTAAATGACATCATTTCCGAGATCAAGTCCCAGTATGATGACATCGTGAGCCGTAGCAAGGCCGAGGCTGAGGCCTGGTACCAGTCCCGG TACGAGGAGATGCGGCTGACGGCCGGAAACCACTTAAACAACCTCCGGAGCCTCAAGAATGAGATCCTGGAGTTGAAAAAGATAATCCAACAGCTGCAGCAAGAGATAGAGAACACCAAATCGCAG CGCGCCAAGCTGGAAGAGGCCGTGGCCCAGGCGGAGCAGCAGGGCGAGGGGGCCCTGAATGACGCCAGGAGCAAGCTGGCGGGGCTGGAGGCCGCCCTGCAGAAGGCCAAGCAGGACATGGCGTGCCTGCTCAAGGAGTACCAGGAGGTGATGAACTCCAAGCTGGGCCTGGACATCGAGATCGCCACCTACCGCCGCctgctggagggcgaggagaACAG GCTGTGCGAAGGCATTGGACCTGTGAACATCT CCGTGAGCAGCTCCAAGGGCGCCCTCCTGTATGAGCCGTGCGTGGAGAGCACGCCCCTGCTGAGGACCGACTACTGCTCAgggggcaccagcatcctgaaAAGCGGTGGGAGCTGCAGCGTCGTGGGCACCGGGAAACTCTACATCCCCTGCGAGCCCCAGGGGCTCCGAGGCTGTGGGAGCAGTCAGGGCTCCAGCCGCAAGTGTTAG